In one window of Dokdonia sp. PRO95 DNA:
- a CDS encoding PhoH family protein, with amino-acid sequence MNELILELSEINPREFFGQRNANIELLKQYFPKLKIVARGNKIKAYGDEDLLEEFDRRMTMLMDHFGKYNKIDENSIERVLTSVSKEDYETPVESGDVLVHGVSGKLIKPQTANQRKLVELSKKNDLTFAIGPAGTGKTYVGVALAVKALKEKRVKRIILTRPAVEAGENLGFLPGDMKEKLDPYMQPLYDALRDMIPSEKLETFIEKGVIQIAPMAFMRGRTLDNAFVILDEAQNTTHAQMKMFLTRMGRNAKFMITGDPGQIDLPRRVTSGLKEALLILKTVKGVGMIYLDDKDVVRHPLVKKMIAAYREIENRND; translated from the coding sequence TTGAACGAATTAATCTTAGAACTCTCAGAAATCAATCCGCGCGAATTTTTTGGACAGCGCAATGCTAATATAGAACTCCTTAAGCAGTATTTTCCTAAACTCAAGATAGTAGCTAGAGGTAATAAAATCAAAGCTTACGGAGATGAAGATCTTCTAGAAGAGTTTGATAGGCGTATGACGATGCTTATGGATCACTTTGGGAAGTACAATAAGATAGATGAAAACTCAATAGAGCGCGTACTTACAAGTGTGAGTAAAGAAGATTATGAGACGCCTGTAGAGAGTGGTGATGTACTTGTACACGGCGTGAGTGGTAAACTCATAAAGCCGCAAACGGCAAACCAGCGTAAGCTGGTAGAGCTTTCAAAAAAGAATGACCTAACCTTTGCGATAGGTCCTGCTGGTACCGGTAAAACATATGTAGGCGTTGCACTAGCCGTAAAAGCGCTTAAAGAGAAGCGAGTAAAACGTATTATACTCACGAGACCTGCTGTAGAGGCTGGAGAAAATTTAGGTTTTCTACCTGGTGATATGAAGGAGAAGCTCGACCCTTATATGCAACCACTTTATGATGCCCTTAGGGATATGATACCTAGCGAAAAGCTAGAGACCTTTATTGAAAAAGGAGTGATACAAATTGCACCTATGGCTTTTATGCGTGGTCGTACACTTGATAATGCTTTTGTGATACTTGATGAAGCTCAAAACACAACTCACGCCCAGATGAAGATGTTCCTTACTCGTATGGGACGTAATGCAAAGTTTATGATTACTGGAGATCCAGGGCAGATAGATTTACCTAGACGTGTCACCAGTGGTCTTAAGGAAGCGTTACTTATCCTCAAAACCGTAAAAGGAGTAGGGATGATTTATCTTGATGATAAAGATGTGGTGCGCCATCCTCTAGTAAAGAAAATGATTGCGGCTTATCGCGAGATAGAAAATAGAAACGACTAA
- a CDS encoding SAM-dependent chlorinase/fluorinase yields MKIITLTTDFGEKDPFAGAVKGAIYSELEEVRIVDISHSVSPFHLMEAAYIIQNAYQNFPKGTIHVIGVDSELTPETNHIAVKLDGHYFICANNGIISLLTKDIVPEEKVEINIHDRTQTNFTVLDVFVKTACHIARGGTLGVIGKNIDTIRQLTGISPVINNSRNQISGNVIYIDNYGNVISNITKKLFEEVGKGRDYRLQARGADISKIHNQYSDAINFSIDKLKREEEGKKLAVFNSGGYVELAIYKSNPSTVGSAASLFGLNYRDTVMINFIDK; encoded by the coding sequence ATGAAAATAATCACTCTTACTACAGATTTTGGAGAGAAAGATCCTTTTGCAGGTGCTGTTAAGGGAGCCATTTATTCAGAGTTAGAAGAAGTGCGCATTGTAGACATCTCACATTCTGTATCTCCTTTCCACCTAATGGAAGCCGCTTATATTATTCAAAATGCGTATCAAAATTTTCCAAAAGGAACTATACACGTTATAGGTGTAGACAGCGAGCTCACCCCAGAGACAAACCATATTGCCGTCAAGCTAGATGGACATTATTTTATATGTGCAAATAATGGCATTATCTCCCTTCTAACTAAGGACATTGTACCTGAAGAAAAAGTAGAAATAAACATTCACGATCGCACACAAACTAACTTTACAGTTCTAGATGTATTTGTAAAAACGGCATGCCATATCGCACGTGGCGGCACCCTAGGTGTGATAGGAAAAAATATAGACACTATACGACAGCTTACTGGAATCTCACCAGTAATAAATAACTCACGAAATCAAATTTCTGGTAATGTAATTTACATAGATAACTATGGAAATGTAATCAGTAATATCACAAAAAAACTATTTGAAGAAGTAGGCAAAGGACGTGATTATAGACTTCAAGCAAGAGGTGCCGATATCTCGAAAATACATAATCAGTATAGTGATGCAATAAACTTCAGTATTGATAAATTAAAACGTGAAGAAGAAGGTAAAAAACTAGCTGTATTCAATTCTGGTGGATATGTAGAACTTGCTATTTATAAAAGCAATCCTAGTACGGTAGGAAGTGCTGCTAGCCTCTTTGGCCTCAACTATAGAGATACTGTAATGATTAATTTTATAGACAAATGA
- a CDS encoding antibiotic biosynthesis monooxygenase, with the protein MIVRLVKLRFRESEIPSFLSNFEKVKEKIRASNGCMYLELLRGEDDPCIFFTHSHWTSDEALQNYRNSELFKGIWAETKTKFSAKPEAWTTSSLEKLL; encoded by the coding sequence ATGATTGTAAGACTAGTAAAATTACGCTTTCGCGAAAGCGAGATACCCTCTTTTCTATCCAACTTTGAGAAAGTAAAAGAAAAAATTAGAGCGTCTAACGGGTGTATGTATCTAGAGCTACTACGTGGGGAAGATGACCCTTGTATTTTCTTTACTCACAGTCACTGGACTTCAGACGAAGCATTACAGAATTATCGAAACTCAGAACTTTTTAAAGGAATCTGGGCAGAGACGAAAACCAAGTTTAGCGCAAAGCCTGAGGCTTGGACAACTTCATCATTAGAAAAACTACTTTAG
- a CDS encoding AraC family transcriptional regulator, which translates to MKSYKLKIEQVDDFVPEIADAFGVNYTNNFGEFAMQIPTHLGKGFIKGINFPNGIGLHIINGDMVDDTELYFENNGMNSLRFIYCMKGEVGHKFSRDSEEMAIRRAEHLIAAPRYNEDQVYIIKKEKPAIICYLEINKAKFQEQLSYDLSKVDEVYYPLFADVNALTQVCYKGYYSLQISDIIDDILTNDDEGLVRTNYLGAKALECTSLMLKLFKEDSLEGKKHPTLRLADLDNIAAAVQYIENHISELVTIPEIAEVVGIETYRLQDGFKRNYGMTVNDYIKEYRLKRALTMLTSEDKNVSEVVYALGLSSRSYFSKIFKEKYGISPSSLRRNPEI; encoded by the coding sequence ATGAAATCATACAAACTTAAAATAGAGCAGGTAGACGACTTTGTGCCAGAAATCGCAGATGCTTTCGGGGTCAATTACACAAACAACTTTGGAGAATTTGCGATGCAAATCCCTACACACTTAGGTAAAGGTTTCATAAAAGGCATTAATTTTCCTAATGGTATCGGCCTTCACATCATTAATGGTGACATGGTAGATGATACAGAACTTTATTTTGAGAATAATGGAATGAATTCCCTTCGTTTCATCTATTGCATGAAAGGTGAGGTAGGTCATAAATTTTCTAGAGATTCTGAAGAAATGGCCATTAGAAGAGCAGAGCATCTTATTGCAGCACCTAGATATAACGAAGATCAGGTCTATATCATTAAAAAAGAAAAGCCGGCGATTATTTGTTATTTGGAAATCAACAAGGCAAAGTTTCAAGAGCAGCTTTCTTACGATTTGTCTAAGGTAGATGAAGTGTATTATCCGCTATTTGCAGATGTTAACGCGCTCACTCAAGTGTGTTATAAAGGATATTACAGTTTGCAGATTTCAGATATCATTGATGATATATTGACAAATGATGATGAAGGCTTAGTGAGAACAAATTATCTTGGTGCAAAAGCATTAGAATGTACCTCATTGATGCTCAAGTTATTTAAAGAAGATTCTCTCGAAGGGAAAAAGCATCCTACACTCCGATTGGCAGATTTAGACAACATTGCAGCTGCTGTTCAGTATATCGAAAACCACATATCTGAACTTGTCACTATCCCAGAAATTGCCGAAGTGGTCGGTATCGAAACTTACAGGTTACAAGATGGGTTTAAACGCAATTACGGGATGACCGTAAATGACTATATAAAAGAGTATCGATTAAAACGTGCCTTAACAATGCTCACCTCAGAAGATAAAAATGTGTCTGAAGTAGTATATGCACTTGGACTATCGAGTAGGAGCTACTTTTCAAAAATATTTAAAGAGAAATATGGTATTAGTCCTTCTTCTCTGCGACGAAATCCAGAAATCTAA
- a CDS encoding biliverdin-producing heme oxygenase, giving the protein MILEALKNGTASIHDEIEKNNLTNFIMDGSIDQNQYETLLRQNFKVYKAVEDFINGRYEMLPLGLKSFAGYQKTNALAKDITSFSSLPLPEPMRITGARDEATLVGKLYVIEGSMIGGMMMSKKLESCSNLSHVENHHFFNGNVNEGLSRWNEFKEAVDSLNFSYEEIKTAVKSAKATFKLFKKAYKKELI; this is encoded by the coding sequence ATGATTTTAGAAGCACTTAAGAATGGAACAGCATCAATTCATGATGAAATAGAAAAAAATAACTTAACTAATTTTATCATGGATGGTTCAATTGATCAAAATCAATATGAAACATTATTACGTCAAAACTTCAAAGTATATAAAGCTGTCGAAGATTTTATAAATGGTCGCTACGAAATGTTACCACTTGGATTAAAGTCGTTTGCAGGTTATCAAAAGACAAATGCACTTGCAAAAGACATAACTTCTTTCTCAAGTTTGCCCTTGCCTGAGCCTATGCGCATAACTGGAGCTAGGGATGAGGCAACCTTAGTAGGTAAGCTATACGTTATAGAAGGATCTATGATAGGTGGTATGATGATGAGTAAAAAGCTTGAATCTTGCAGTAATCTTTCTCATGTAGAGAATCACCATTTTTTTAATGGAAATGTAAATGAAGGTTTATCTAGATGGAATGAATTTAAAGAAGCTGTTGATTCTTTAAACTTTAGCTATGAAGAAATTAAAACCGCAGTAAAAAGTGCAAAAGCTACCTTTAAACTCTTTAAAAAAGCCTATAAGAAAGAGCTCATCTAG
- a CDS encoding DUF3467 domain-containing protein, with product MAEDKKTQNNQKQINIELDEAIAQGTYSNLAIINHSVSEFVVDFVNIMPGTPKSKVKSRIILTPQHAKRLAKALAENVKRFENAHGVIKDYEKQPVPLNFGPTGQA from the coding sequence ATGGCTGAAGATAAAAAGACACAAAACAACCAAAAACAAATAAATATAGAACTAGATGAGGCTATCGCTCAAGGCACGTACTCAAACCTGGCTATAATAAATCATTCTGTTTCAGAATTTGTAGTAGACTTTGTAAATATTATGCCTGGCACGCCTAAAAGTAAGGTGAAAAGCCGCATCATATTAACACCTCAACATGCTAAAAGGCTTGCAAAAGCACTCGCAGAAAACGTTAAACGTTTTGAAAATGCACATGGTGTTATAAAGGATTATGAGAAACAACCTGTTCCCCTAAATTTTGGACCTACGGGTCAAGCTTAA
- a CDS encoding response regulator, whose translation MSTEVHILLVEDTDSDAALITRQIHKLDKTYKVQVVDNLADLEVAIKTFNPQLIISDYNLPTCSGMEVLEVARSKSPTAIFLFVTGTLQDEELAAETILNGADGFILKRHIGVLASKLAPHIDKIKNRPVIVQNTRNRIKQSTDLVNDIKEYMEDINRENISHQDRIAKIREHLDKIKNSL comes from the coding sequence ATGTCAACAGAAGTACATATACTACTTGTAGAAGATACAGACTCAGATGCTGCTCTTATTACAAGACAAATTCACAAGTTAGATAAGACGTATAAAGTGCAAGTGGTTGATAATCTTGCAGACTTAGAAGTGGCTATCAAGACTTTTAACCCACAACTAATAATCTCAGATTATAATTTGCCTACTTGTTCAGGTATGGAGGTCCTAGAGGTGGCTAGAAGTAAGTCTCCTACTGCCATTTTTTTATTTGTTACAGGCACACTTCAAGATGAGGAACTAGCAGCAGAAACTATTTTAAACGGTGCAGATGGCTTTATTTTAAAGAGACATATTGGTGTGCTTGCTTCAAAACTTGCACCACATATTGATAAAATCAAAAACAGACCTGTTATTGTACAAAACACGAGAAATCGTATTAAGCAAAGCACAGATCTCGTAAATGATATAAAGGAGTATATGGAAGATATTAATAGAGAAAATATCTCCCACCAAGATCGGATAGCCAAAATAAGAGAGCATCTTGATAAAATCAAAAATTCATTATAA
- a CDS encoding response regulator, translating into MKGLVISVEDNATDRALMGRIFEKEMPLVDICFIDDSLKALAWFKAYDDVGVTPNLILLDIKMPKLSGLDLLKEIRKIEVFKYAPIVMMSSSDQKTDKDKAYIYGANSYLEKPKNYAELKEQIPVIAKYWLTLNK; encoded by the coding sequence ATGAAAGGATTAGTGATTTCTGTAGAGGATAATGCTACAGACCGTGCATTAATGGGTCGTATTTTTGAAAAAGAAATGCCCTTGGTTGATATTTGTTTTATTGATGATTCATTGAAGGCTTTAGCTTGGTTTAAAGCATATGATGATGTTGGAGTTACACCGAATCTCATATTATTAGACATAAAAATGCCTAAACTAAGTGGCTTAGACTTATTGAAAGAAATAAGAAAAATAGAGGTCTTTAAATATGCACCTATTGTTATGATGAGTTCCTCAGATCAAAAAACTGATAAGGATAAGGCTTATATTTATGGAGCTAATAGTTATCTAGAGAAGCCTAAGAACTATGCCGAATTAAAGGAGCAAATTCCTGTTATAGCCAAATATTGGTTAACGTTAAATAAATAA
- a CDS encoding ATP-binding protein, with the protein MGSPSALYPKKIDLTNCDKEPIHLIGRIQSHAMLFVIDNPSFEISHISENVISTLSRKREDFFSKRLKDVLGENGTLIETYIKSGDNNSLEVTINDNRYVVVTHHNNQLVYVELEPIEQQESAQFMQRQLSEIISDLSEAVSVSAMCDKTAQLIKQFAGYDRVMIYKFDENWNGKIVSEAREEQLDSWIGMHYPATDIPQQARKLFLKQGVRIIADVASQTVPVYAKLTLQDEPLDLGLCESRASSPIHIEYLQNMKVGATLTAAIVSDGELWGLIACHHYSPKFVNYYKRQTVKFLTQVFSTQLTLRASNEVLTRINATTAIRATLVEQMSDGWDVANGLTQKPTSMLTITEASGGAVLLENNVSTVGETPSKQEIIALIDWIYDTQMGDIYTTQNIAEEYDKGAAFAKIGSGLLCVFIAKGEKDCLLWFKPELKQLISWGGNPEKAVEEKGKGLSPRKSFEKWNQEQVNTSLPWKDYEIASAQALKTSISNIIISRYQEVKLLNDKLKEAYKELESFSYSVSHDLRSPLRGIDGFAQIIKEDYFETLDEYGKKAIQTIIDSTSKMNMLIDDILAFSGIGKNQISMGVFSMKEVVEEVITFLQVDLKYKSAQFIIDSKLPDAYGDRAMIFQLLNNLVGNALKYSHTIEKPIIEIGCDNSVSPVVYYVKDNGIGFDNKYSEKIFGVFNRLVKDEFEGSGIGLAISQRVLEKHQGRIWAEGQVDNGATFYFQLPAR; encoded by the coding sequence ATGGGGAGTCCATCTGCTTTATACCCAAAAAAGATAGATCTAACTAATTGTGATAAGGAACCAATCCATCTTATAGGGCGCATACAGTCTCATGCGATGCTTTTTGTGATAGATAACCCATCTTTTGAGATATCACATATATCTGAAAATGTGATTTCTACGCTTTCGCGAAAGCGTGAAGACTTTTTTTCTAAGCGTCTTAAGGATGTGCTAGGAGAAAATGGGACGCTTATAGAAACATATATCAAGAGCGGAGATAATAACTCGCTTGAAGTTACTATTAACGATAATCGTTATGTGGTAGTCACTCACCACAACAATCAACTAGTATATGTAGAATTAGAGCCTATAGAGCAGCAAGAAAGTGCTCAATTCATGCAGCGCCAGTTATCCGAGATTATATCAGACTTAAGTGAAGCTGTATCTGTCTCGGCTATGTGTGATAAAACGGCTCAGCTTATTAAACAGTTTGCAGGTTATGATCGTGTAATGATCTATAAATTTGATGAAAACTGGAATGGTAAGATTGTATCTGAGGCTCGTGAAGAACAACTTGATAGCTGGATAGGCATGCATTATCCTGCGACAGATATACCACAGCAAGCACGTAAACTTTTTTTAAAACAAGGTGTGCGTATCATAGCAGATGTTGCATCACAAACGGTTCCCGTTTATGCAAAGCTCACTTTGCAAGACGAGCCATTAGATTTAGGTCTTTGCGAGTCTCGGGCATCGTCTCCCATACACATAGAGTATTTACAGAATATGAAGGTAGGGGCGACCCTCACTGCGGCAATAGTGAGTGATGGAGAATTATGGGGTTTAATAGCATGTCATCATTATAGTCCAAAGTTTGTAAACTATTATAAAAGACAAACAGTTAAGTTTTTAACTCAAGTATTTTCTACGCAGCTCACATTAAGGGCTTCAAATGAGGTGCTTACTCGTATTAACGCTACTACTGCAATAAGAGCTACGCTCGTAGAGCAAATGAGTGATGGATGGGATGTAGCAAATGGCTTAACCCAGAAGCCTACCTCAATGCTCACAATAACCGAAGCATCAGGTGGAGCCGTATTATTGGAAAATAATGTGTCAACTGTAGGAGAAACTCCCAGTAAACAAGAAATTATAGCGCTTATAGACTGGATATATGACACCCAGATGGGCGATATATATACCACTCAAAATATTGCAGAAGAGTATGACAAGGGGGCGGCTTTCGCCAAAATAGGCTCGGGATTACTTTGTGTCTTTATAGCAAAGGGAGAAAAGGATTGCTTGCTGTGGTTTAAACCAGAACTCAAACAACTTATATCTTGGGGAGGAAATCCAGAAAAGGCAGTAGAAGAAAAAGGGAAAGGGCTAAGTCCAAGGAAATCTTTTGAAAAATGGAATCAGGAACAGGTAAATACCTCCCTACCTTGGAAAGATTATGAGATCGCTTCTGCGCAAGCGCTTAAAACAAGTATTTCTAACATAATCATAAGTAGATATCAAGAGGTGAAACTTCTTAACGATAAACTTAAAGAAGCTTACAAGGAGTTAGAATCTTTTAGTTATAGCGTTTCTCATGATTTAAGATCTCCTTTACGTGGTATAGATGGGTTTGCACAAATAATCAAAGAGGATTACTTTGAAACACTTGATGAGTATGGTAAAAAAGCTATCCAAACTATAATAGACTCTACAAGTAAAATGAACATGCTTATAGATGATATTTTGGCTTTTTCTGGGATAGGAAAAAATCAGATATCCATGGGAGTTTTTTCTATGAAAGAGGTAGTAGAAGAAGTAATTACATTTTTACAAGTTGATCTAAAGTATAAAAGTGCTCAATTTATCATAGACTCAAAATTACCTGATGCTTACGGAGATCGAGCTATGATTTTTCAGTTGCTCAATAATCTTGTAGGCAATGCTCTTAAGTATTCTCACACTATAGAAAAACCTATTATAGAAATAGGTTGTGATAACAGTGTCTCTCCTGTAGTTTATTACGTGAAGGATAATGGGATAGGTTTTGATAATAAGTATAGTGAGAAAATTTTTGGAGTGTTTAATAGACTTGTAAAGGACGAGTTTGAAGGTTCGGGTATAGGTCTTGCTATCTCTCAACGAGTATTAGAGAAGCATCAAGGTCGTATTTGGGCAGAGGGTCAGGTAGATAACGGTGCTACATTTTATTTTCAATTACCCGCTAGATAA
- a CDS encoding CheR family methyltransferase gives MKDTDNKKHVIVAVGASAGGLEALNAFFNNVVENYDYSYIIIQHLSPDHKSLMAELLSKKTNVPIVAVTNDSEIKRSHIYVIPPSMNLIIENGHLILLDKPVAKTLNLPIDLFMSSLAEAYGKQAVGVILSGTGSDGTKGVQAIKEHGGVVLVQQPDEASFDGMPTSAINSGDVDYIVPAGEMIDEIHRYFNNEDVFNFKDDLSVEDNERLRAILNILHTNTNINFNYYKRPTILRRTERRMQNLKMGNFDQYIAYLKIHPEEVSVLYKEFLIGVTKFFRDTNAWNLLEAETIPSIVRNKRDGDTIKVWDVACSTGEEAYSLAILFQEEIDRQEKDIKLKIFATDISEEHIALASQGVFNNTIVQSVSPSKLQKFFIKDGKEFKIDKDLRKKIIFSNHDILKDPPFKNMDMVSCRNLLIYLKPEVQTAVLHTLHYALKLNGFLFLGSSESITALRNSFETINAKLKIFKNIHPSERMHSELLTSNADKSNVMLSRKQKKTVIQKKETFTSDVKMSISNALLSQFDTASVYVDADFKVLDALGSFSKYAQLPESGFSLDLLKMLPDNLKTAVNSAARKAKRSKKDFIYNDVITTKAGADTVVNVLVKPIFQNNADDCNYVITFIEKELNPDAAIARGTMNLAVAPDERIKDLIDEIEETRGELKKALEDAETSNEELQTLNEELLASNEELQSTNEELQSVNEELHTVNVEHIEKMDDLALLNADMDNILNSTQIATIFLDRQLTIRKFTPSIQEHFKLMKQDIGRPIDHFLIQLGTGKKSSLRSKIETVMSTGEVNETQINKKGGRSYIRRISPFYTGSNKIEGSVITFVDITKTVDSQKKLKESQQKFKDFYENDPVMHVSVDPSTGRIVECNKIFIDTIGLNSRSEVVGRRIFDFYTDDSKAKGLGLLDEIQKTGVIEGEQMTLVDTEGNEIPIILNSELVIPEEGHSYSRSTLVNISDLQHAQQLMYDKNEELQRINTDLEQFVSICSHDLQEPLGTIRFSSDVILKKFGDDLDPKATEYLGYIYGAAGRMANQIKGLLEHSRIGQELERTEVNVQELLEIVKYDLGKRLRECGGKIHLSKMPTIQAYNTELRLLFQNLIGNSLKYSKPDVSPVVRISSFEDDGYWTFVINDNGIGIAEEDLDQVFKIFGRASTQHKYEGTGVGLAHCEKIVKLHDGSIWVDSQVNVGSTFYFKIKK, from the coding sequence TTGAAAGATACAGATAATAAAAAGCATGTTATTGTTGCTGTAGGAGCCAGTGCTGGCGGCCTAGAGGCACTTAATGCCTTTTTTAATAATGTAGTCGAAAATTACGATTACAGTTATATAATCATACAGCACCTATCTCCAGACCACAAAAGCCTCATGGCCGAATTGCTGTCTAAAAAAACAAATGTTCCTATAGTTGCGGTTACTAATGACTCAGAAATAAAACGTAGTCATATCTATGTGATACCTCCTTCAATGAATCTTATTATTGAAAATGGACACCTTATATTATTAGATAAACCAGTGGCTAAAACACTTAATCTTCCTATAGACTTATTCATGAGTTCTCTTGCAGAGGCTTACGGGAAGCAAGCGGTAGGCGTTATATTAAGTGGTACGGGTAGTGATGGCACAAAAGGCGTGCAAGCGATTAAAGAACATGGAGGAGTGGTACTTGTACAGCAGCCAGATGAGGCGAGCTTTGATGGGATGCCTACAAGCGCAATTAATAGTGGTGACGTAGACTATATTGTACCCGCTGGAGAAATGATAGATGAAATACATCGTTACTTTAATAATGAAGACGTATTTAATTTTAAGGACGATCTCTCTGTAGAAGATAATGAACGTTTACGTGCTATTTTAAATATCCTGCATACTAATACCAATATAAATTTCAATTATTATAAGCGCCCTACAATTCTGAGACGTACAGAAAGACGTATGCAAAACCTCAAAATGGGGAATTTTGATCAGTACATCGCATATTTAAAAATTCATCCAGAAGAGGTTTCTGTGTTGTACAAGGAGTTTTTAATTGGAGTTACAAAATTTTTTAGAGATACAAACGCTTGGAATTTATTGGAGGCTGAGACTATACCTAGTATTGTAAGAAATAAAAGAGATGGAGATACAATAAAAGTGTGGGATGTGGCTTGCTCCACCGGAGAAGAAGCATACTCACTAGCAATCCTCTTTCAAGAAGAAATAGATCGTCAAGAGAAGGATATCAAACTCAAAATCTTTGCAACAGATATTTCTGAAGAGCATATTGCACTAGCATCTCAAGGAGTCTTTAATAATACTATTGTTCAGAGTGTTTCTCCCAGTAAATTACAGAAGTTCTTTATTAAAGATGGAAAAGAGTTTAAAATAGATAAAGACCTTAGAAAGAAAATAATTTTTTCAAATCATGATATTTTAAAAGATCCTCCATTTAAAAATATGGATATGGTGTCATGCCGTAATCTTTTAATTTATTTAAAGCCAGAGGTGCAAACTGCGGTATTGCATACATTACATTATGCACTAAAACTTAATGGATTTTTATTTCTAGGATCAAGTGAGTCTATAACTGCCTTGCGTAACTCCTTTGAGACAATAAATGCTAAGCTTAAAATTTTTAAGAACATCCATCCATCAGAAAGAATGCATAGTGAGTTACTTACCTCAAATGCAGATAAGAGTAATGTTATGCTTTCGCGAAAGCAGAAAAAGACAGTGATTCAAAAGAAAGAAACATTTACTAGTGACGTTAAAATGAGTATCAGCAATGCGCTTTTGTCTCAATTTGATACTGCAAGTGTGTATGTGGATGCAGATTTTAAAGTACTAGATGCATTGGGTTCTTTTTCAAAATATGCACAATTACCTGAAAGCGGTTTTTCTTTAGACTTACTAAAGATGCTTCCTGATAATTTAAAAACAGCTGTAAACTCGGCGGCAAGAAAAGCAAAACGTTCCAAAAAAGACTTCATTTACAATGATGTTATTACTACAAAAGCAGGAGCAGATACTGTTGTAAATGTGCTAGTAAAACCCATTTTTCAAAATAACGCTGATGATTGTAATTACGTAATTACGTTTATTGAAAAGGAATTAAATCCTGATGCAGCCATAGCTCGTGGTACAATGAATCTTGCAGTAGCTCCAGATGAACGCATTAAAGATCTTATAGACGAGATAGAGGAAACAAGGGGAGAGCTTAAAAAAGCACTGGAAGATGCAGAGACTAGTAATGAAGAATTACAAACGCTCAATGAAGAGTTGCTAGCATCAAATGAGGAGTTGCAAAGTACAAATGAGGAACTACAGAGTGTAAATGAGGAGCTGCACACCGTGAATGTAGAGCATATTGAAAAAATGGATGATCTAGCATTACTTAATGCAGACATGGATAATATTCTTAACAGTACTCAAATAGCAACAATCTTTCTAGATAGACAACTTACTATTAGAAAATTTACACCTTCTATACAAGAACATTTTAAGTTAATGAAGCAAGATATAGGGAGACCTATAGATCACTTCTTGATCCAGTTAGGTACTGGTAAAAAATCATCACTTAGAAGTAAGATTGAAACAGTGATGAGCACAGGAGAGGTAAATGAAACACAAATTAATAAAAAAGGTGGGCGCTCATATATAAGACGTATTTCTCCATTTTATACAGGATCAAATAAAATAGAGGGTTCTGTAATCACCTTTGTAGACATTACAAAAACGGTCGATTCACAAAAGAAATTAAAAGAAAGCCAGCAGAAGTTTAAAGACTTTTATGAGAATGATCCTGTGATGCACGTAAGTGTTGATCCTTCTACAGGACGTATCGTAGAGTGTAATAAAATTTTCATTGATACAATAGGCTTAAATTCTCGTAGTGAGGTTGTAGGCAGGCGTATATTTGATTTTTATACAGATGATTCTAAGGCTAAAGGGCTTGGACTTCTAGATGAAATTCAAAAAACAGGAGTGATAGAAGGTGAGCAAATGACCCTTGTAGATACAGAAGGTAACGAGATACCTATTATCCTTAACTCAGAGCTTGTAATTCCAGAAGAAGGTCACTCGTACTCACGTTCTACCTTAGTTAATATCTCAGACTTACAGCATGCACAGCAGTTAATGTATGATAAGAATGAAGAGCTACAGCGCATTAATACAGATTTAGAACAGTTTGTATCTATATGCTCGCATGATTTACAAGAACCTTTAGGAACGATACGCTTTAGTAGTGATGTTATTCTTAAGAAATTTGGAGATGATCTAGACCCTAAGGCCACCGAATACTTAGGGTACATTTATGGTGCAGCAGGTAGAATGGCAAACCAAATCAAAGGACTTCTTGAACATAGTCGCATAGGGCAAGAGCTAGAACGTACAGAAGTAAACGTGCAAGAATTACTAGAAATTGTAAAATATGATCTTGGTAAAAGATTGAGAGAGTGTGGCGGTAAAATACATCTTAGTAAAATGCCTACTATCCAAGCATATAATACAGAGTTAAGATTGTTGTTCCAGAACTTAATAGGGAACTCTCTTAAATATTCAAAGCCAGATGTGAGTCCTGTAGTACGTATTTCATCCTTTGAAGATGATGGATATTGGACTTTTGTGATTAATGACAACGGTATAGGAATAGCCGAAGAAGATCTTGATCAAGTATTTAAAATCTTTGGGCGAGCATCAACTCAGCATAAATATGAAGGTACGGGCGTGGGCCTTGCCCATTGTGAAAAAATTGTAAAACTTCACGATGGATCAATTTGGGTAGATTCTCAAGTTAATGTAGGAAGTACGTTTTATTTTAAAATTAAAAAGTAA